One genomic region from Plasmodium chabaudi chabaudi strain AS genome assembly, chromosome: 7 encodes:
- a CDS encoding BRIX domain, putative: MTTKKKSRINGKLQSLDNKNKKINKYKNSDEIAKEAIKKTNVILIKKKGMISEVRTLCRDIADMFNPYCIVFYINRLKDVNEINNKLKELSYQFSISTYIQNLKLFYKITSNYTKLAITLMIRSYTLSSIVKSVCSKHLTIDYKKLKPLLILKNFNNNQNPEMANYLIIVQNVLKNLYPSVSLSNDFTHKSRRILLYCYNASDNTINFRQYATNYKINTLDKIIEKAYQIEGSNKNVDAYKYLSNKLINNNNNKDEDKDNEHNLLEIGPRINFSIYKITDQDNVIYSMPKTN, translated from the exons ATGACGACTAAGAAGAAAAGCAGAATAAATGGGAAATTACAAAGCcttgataataaaaataaaaaaataaataaatataaaaattcagACGAAATTGCAAAGGAagccataaaaaaaacaaatgtaatattaattaaaaaaaaaggaatgaTTTCAGAAGTCAGAACTCTTTGTCGGGACATAGCAGATATGTTTAATCCATATTGTAtagtattttatattaacagATTAAAAGAtgtaaatgaaataaataataaattaaaagaattaaGTTATCAATTTTCAATTTCCacttatatacaaaatcttaaattattttataaaattacaagtaattatacaaaattagcAATAACATTGATGATTCGAAGTTATACACTATCAAGTATAGTTAAATCTGTTTGTTCAAAGCATTTAACTAttgattataaaaaattaaaacctttacttattttaaaaaattttaataataaccAAAATCCAGAAATggcaaattatttaattattgtacaaaatgttttaaaaaatttatatccaAGTGTAAGTTTATCCAATGATTTTACACACAAGTCACGaagaattttattatattgttataACGCTAGTGATAATACTATAAATTTTAGACAATATGCAACaaactataaaataaatacgcttgataaaattatagaGAAAGCTTATCAAATTGAAGGCTCGAACAAAAATGTCgatgcatataaatatcttTCGAACAAacttattaataataataataataaggaTGAAGACAAAGACAATGAACATAATTTGCTAGAAATTGGACCAcgtattaatttttctatttataaaatcacAGATCAGGATAATG taatatATTCAATGCCGAAGACTAATTGA